In Humulus lupulus chromosome 6, drHumLupu1.1, whole genome shotgun sequence, a single genomic region encodes these proteins:
- the LOC133783154 gene encoding uncharacterized protein LOC133783154 translates to MADRDRDRDRDRDRDRPRDKDRDRDRDRDRDRERRRDRDDRERDRDRVGRSKRSRTPERSRSRHARSPDRSRSRSPVDDRSHRRRHRHHNRTPSPESRKRNRRESTAEDDKERERQKAAVSDFVEGIVREQQKQSAGNDGGEVEVDEGPNEDEIEMMKKLGIPVGFDSTKGKQVPGADVSGIRPVTKRQPRQYMNRRGGFNRPLPAERNR, encoded by the coding sequence ATGGCGGACCGAGACCGAGATCGAGACCGAGACCGTGACCGTGACAGACCCCGAGACAAAGACCGTGACCGAGACCGAGACCGAGACCGAGATAGGGAACGACGACGAGATAGGGATGACCGGGAACGTGATCGCGACCGGGTTGGCCGCAGCAAAAGGTCGCGGACCCCCGAACGCAGCAGATCCCGCCACGCCCGCTCTCCTGATCGGTCTCGCTCCCGCTCCCCGGTCGACGACCGCTCCCACCGTCGCCGCCACCGTCACCACAACCGGACTCCGTCTCCTGAGTCCCGGAAGCGCAACCGTCGCGAGTCGACGGCCGAGGATGATAAAGAGCGTGAAAGGCAGAAGGCGGCTGTGTCTGACTTCGTTGAGGGGATAGTCAGGGAGCAGCAGAAGCAGAGCGCCGGTAACGACGGCGGAGAGGTTGAGGTGGACGAAGGCCCTAACGAGGATGAGATTGAGATGATGAAGAAGCTTGGGATTCCCGTCGGGTTTGACTCCACCAAGGGGAAGCAGGTTCCTGGAGCCGACGTGAGCGGCATCAGACCCGTGACTAAGCGCCAGCCTCGGCAGTACATGAACCGCCGTGGAGGTTTCAACCGCCCATTGCCAGCCGAGCGCAACCGCTAG
- the LOC133785955 gene encoding ribulose bisphosphate carboxylase small subunit, chloroplastic-like has translation MKTWNPINNKKFEALSYLPPLSDDSIAKEIDYMIRKGWIPCLEFDEVGHVYRENSKIPGYYDGRYWTMWKLPMFGCNDSSQVLNEIHDCKKAYPTAYIRCLAFDNLNQGQCMSFVIQKPT, from the exons ATGAAG ACATGGAATCCAATCAACAATAAGAAGTTTGAGGCACTATCCTATCTCCCACCTCTTTCAGATGACTCAATTGCAAAAGAGATCGACTACATGATCAGAAAGGGATGGATCCCCTGCCTTGAATTTGATGAG GTGGGGCATGTATACAGGGAGAACAGCAAGATACCAGGCTACTATGATGGTAGATATTGGACAATGTGGAAGCTGCCCATGTTTGGCTGTAATGACTCTTCTCAGGTCCTCAATGAAATCCATGACTGCAAAAAAGCATACCCAACTGCTTATATACGGTGCTTAGCTTTTGATAATCTGAACCAGGGTCAGTGCATGTCCTTTGTAATTCAAAAACCTACCTGA
- the LOC133783153 gene encoding DNA repair protein XRCC3 homolog codes for MAVTTPESLVSLFNSTRKIPFGCPILDSFLGGGIPCNSVTELVAESGCGKTQLCLQLALSAQLPLNQGRLSGSSLYIHTEFPFPFRRLQQLCHASRLGGNSDNIFVHAAHSAEQLLDEMPKIESFLVDSQSRLPIRLIVIDSIAALFRSEFDNTHSDLKRRSSLFFKISGQLKSLAKRFNVAVMVANQVVDFMGENGSLNGLRIGNLGSLYSSGRRVCPALGLAWANCVNSRLFLSRNEEVIGADMSSASTGGNGDTLCRLTRRRLYVLFAPHLPESSIEFVIRREGVFGVNR; via the coding sequence ATGGCGGTGACAACCCCGGAGAGCCTCGTCAGCCTCTTCAACAGCACCCGGAAGATCCCGTTCGGGTGTCCCATCCTCGATAGCTTTCTCGGTGGTGGCATTCCCTGCAACTCCGTGACGGAGCTCGTCGCTGAGAGTGGCTGCGGCAAGACCCAACTCTGTCTCCAACTCGCTCTTTCCGCTCAGCTACCCCTCAACCAGGGTCGCCTTTCCGGTTCCTCTCTCTACATACACACCGAGTTCCCTTTCCCCTTTCGCCGCCTCCAACAACTTTGCCACGCCTCTCGTCTTGGCGGAAACTCAGATAATATTTTTGTTCACGCCGCCCATTCTGCAGAACAACTGCTCGATGAAATGCCTAAGATAGAGTCGTTTCTTGTTGACTCCCAATCCCGCTTGCCCATTAGACTCATCGTGATCGATTCAATTGCGGCACTGTTTCGTTCCGAATTTGATAACACCCATTCCGATCTTAAGCGGAGATCATCTCTGTTTTTCAAGATTTCTGGTCAATTGAAGTCCTTGGCAAAGAGGTTTAATGTAGCGGTTATGGTAGCAAATCAAGTGGTTGATTTCATGGGGGAAAATGGTAGCTTAAATGGGCTGAGGATTGGGAACTTAGGCTCTTTGTATTCGTCTGGAAGGCGGGTTTGTCCCGCATTGGGGCTAGCTTGGGCAAACTGTGTGAATTCCAGGTTGTTCTTGTCCAGGAATGAGGAGGTTATAGGTGCAGATATGAGCTCTGCAAGCACTGGTGGCAATGGAGATACGCTGTGTAGGTTAACAAGGAGGCGACTTTATGTTCTTTTTGCGCCTCATTTGCCTGAATCCTCAATTGAATTTGTGATCAGAAGAGAAGGGGTTTTTGGAGTCAACAGATAA
- the LOC133785957 gene encoding uncharacterized protein LOC133785957 → MANNIREDIKNDYGIELSYGKVWRCQEKALSYVRGTLEASYQKLPSYLFMLQQKNPGMLTDFVTEEDRFKYCFFSLGVSRRGFRTCRPVLCVDDTFLKTKYGGQMLCAVALDANNHLYPVAFGIVDSENHDSWKYFMSELKEAIGEVEDLEFVSDRHASITHALETIFPDASHGACYHHISMNVVAKFKIDHYHVLMYNAAYAFRKSEFHANFEKIKSKDPAIAQYLEGMGFDKWSCAYFPGNRYNIMTSNYAESFNNKTRDARSFPITTFIEFIRFTLQSWFCDRRETSEKTTTTLAPTYEKILVDMAEKARFLIPYAIGRHEFHVLDGELNGEVDLLNKTCTCGVFQIIGIPCAHALSGSLK, encoded by the exons atggcaaacaacataagagaGGACATTAAGAATGATTATGGCATTGAGTTGTCATATGGAAAAGTTTGGAGATGCCAAGAGAAGGCTCTTtcttatgtcagagggacactggAAGCATCCTACCAGAAGTTACCATCGTACCTGTTCATGCTTCAACAGAAAAATCCCGGGATGTTGACAGATTTTGTCACTGAGGAAGATCGATTCAAATATTGCTTTTTCTCACTCGGAGTTAGTAGAAGAGGGTTTCGTACATGTCGTCCTGTGTTATGTGTGGACGACACTTTTTTAAAGACAAAATACGGTGGGCAGATGTTATGTGCAGTCGCGCTGGATGCAAATAACCATCTATATCCAGTTGCATTTGGTATTGTGGATAGTGAAAATCatgattcttggaagtatttcatgtcaGAGCTAAAGGAAGCGATTGGGGAAGTCGAGGACCTGGAGTTTGTATCTGACAGGCATGCAAGTATTACACATGCCTTGGAAACTATTTTCCCCGATGCCTCTCACGGTgcttgctaccaccacattagtaTGAATGTGGTTGCTAAATTCAAGATTGATCATTATCATGTGTTGATGTATAATGCGGCATATGCTTTTAGGAAATCCGAATTCCACGCCAACTTcgaaaaaattaaatcaaaagatCCAGCCATTGCTCAATACCTAGAAGGCATGGGTTTTGATAAGTGGTCCTGTGCTTACTTTCCTGGAAATAG AtataatataatgacaagcaattacgctgaaagtttcaacaataagACCCGGGACGCTAGGAGCTTTCCGATAACTACATTCATCGAATTTATTCGCTTCACACTACAGTCCTGGTTCTGTGATAGGAGAGAAACTAGCGAGAAGACAACTACAACTCTTGCACCGACCTATGAGAAAATTTTGGTGGATATGGCTGAGAAAGCTCGATTCTTGATTCCTTATGCAATAGGGAGGCATGAGTTCCATGTGTTAGATGGTGAGCTGAATGGTGAAGTCGACCTCCTGAATAAGACATGCACATGCGGCGTGTTTCAGATTATTGGTATCCCATGTGCTCATGCACTATCTGGATCCCTTAAGTGA
- the LOC133783152 gene encoding pentatricopeptide repeat-containing protein At2g42920, chloroplastic-like, with product MSCYGKLAMNRTFFTSITDDSPCLLLRLLQTCSTMDELKQIHAHAIIQGLSRFTYIASKLLAFSASPHFGDLGYAEALFDQIATPNVFHCNSMLMGFAKNSHFEKGFSVYTKMRRIGVEPNARTFTVLVQACVVVRLLGQVHGQIVRFGHGSDAYVTSSVVSAYSRFGAMEFAHRVFDESVDKNVVCRTSLLSGYCGNGLVDEARQVFDEMPMRNDVSYSAMVSGFVRNGCFYEAIELFRELKTHSNVNLKGSLLVSVLNACASVGAFQEGKWVHLFLDQNGIEYELQLGTALIDFYAKCGCIRDAQAIFDKMPQKDVTAWTAMIVGLAVNGENKLGLELFREMEEKGPEPNVVTFIGVLTACNHETLVDKAWLFWGRMAKVYGISPEIEHYGCMVDILARSGRVKVAEMLIRHMPMEPDGAIWGSMLKGCLVHGHVELGEMVGKALIQLEPKHSGRYVLLANMYATIGSWEEVIRLRKMMKERDVVTISAWSFIEISGVVHKFVADDKSHSQSRNIYCVLDQLKRELKSSSIAQSLTMYFSLCKFEDVYLFCSGCCVWLCWPETQLS from the exons ATGAGTTGTTATGGCAAACTCGCTATGAACAGAACTTTCTTTACTTCAATCACAGACGACAGTCCATGTCTTCTTCTTCGTCTGCTACAAACATGTTCAACCATGGACGAGCTCAAGCAAATCCATGCTCACGCCATCATCCAAGGCCTCTCTCGTTTCACCTACATCGCCAGCAAGCTCTTGGCTTTCTCTGCTTCACCACACTTCGGTGACTTGGGCTACGCCGAGGCTCTTTTCGATCAAATCGCCACACCCAATGTGTTCCATTGCAATTCCATGCTAATGGGCTTCGCCAAAAACTCGCATTTCGAAAAGGGTTTCTCTGTTTATACCAAAATGAGAAGAATCGGCGTTGAGCCTAATGCACGTACCTTCACCGTTTTGGTCCAGGCTTGCGTCGTTGTACGTTTGCTTGGTCAAGTTCATGGTCAGATTGTGAGGTTTGGCCATGGTTCTGATGCTTATGTTACTAGCTCTGTCGTCAGTGCTTATTCCAGGTTTGGAGCAATGGAGTTTGCTCATCGTGTTTTTGATGAAAGTGTTGATAAGAATGTGGTTTGTCGGACTAGCTTATTGAGTGGGTACTGTGGTAACGGTTTGGTGGATGAAGCGCGTCAGGTGTTTGATGAAATGCCTATGAGGAATGATGTTTCTTATAGTGCAATGGTTTCTGGGTTCGTACGGAACGGTTGTTTCTATGAAGCAATTGAGTTGTTTCGTGAGTTGAAGACTCATTCTAATGTGAATCTTAAAGGGTCTCTCTTGGTTAGTGTTCTTAATGCTTGTGCTTCAGTGGGAGCGTTTCAAGAAGGAAAATGGGTTCACTTGTTTTTAGACCAAAATGGTATTGAATACGAACTTCAGCTAGGCACTGCTTTGATAGATTTCTATGCAAAATGTGGGTGTATCAGAGATGCTCAAGCGATATTTGATAAAATGCCTCAAAAAGATGTAACAGCTTGGACAGCCATGATTGTGGGGTTGGCTGTTAACGGAGAGAACAAGTTGGGTCTTGAGCTTTTCAGGGAAATGGAAGAGAAAGGACCTGAGCCAAATGTTGTGACATTCATTGGGGTTCTCACTGCTTGCAACCACGAAACTCTGGTGGACAAGGCATGGTTGTTTTGGGGACGCATGGCTAAAGTTTACGGGATCTCGCCCGAGATCGAACACTATGGCTGCATGGTTGATATCTTGGCACGGTCAGGAAGAGTGAAAGTGGCAGAAATGTTGATAAGGCATATGCCAATGGAACCAGATGGAGCCATTTGGGGGTCAATGCTAAAAGGGTGTCTAGTGCATGGCCATGTCGAATTAGGAGAGATGGTGGGAAAGGCTTTGATTCAATTAGAGCCTAAACACAGTGGAAGGTACGTCCTTCTAGCCAATATGTATGCCACAATTGGTAGCTGGGAAGAAGTGATTAGGCTGAGGAAAATGATGAAGGAAAGAGATGTTGTCACCATCTCTGCTTGGAGTTTCATCGAGATTAGTGGTGTAGTACATAAATTTGTAGCTGATGACAAGTCTCATTCTCAGTCAAGGAATATCTACTGTGTTTTGGATCAACTGAAAAGGGAGCTTAAAAGCTCTTCCATAGCTCAATCTTTAACCATGTATTTTAGTTTATG CAAGTTTGAGGATGTCTACCTTTTCTGCTCCGGTTGCTGTGTCTGGCTATGTTGGCCTGAAACCCAACTTTCCTAA